The window aatgtataaaaatgataaCTAATCAATTAAACAGTTAACTTAAGCGCATTCACAAAATAGTTCATGAACATGAAACTGTGATCTTTATTCAACAAAAGTCTTTATTTCATTGCAGTTACATGTTAAACCAATAAGGGCGTTTTCTGTGGCGTTCTACTATTCTCTTGTCCTTATCTGCTTCAGAGGgtgtttcattttcatataaaacaACAGACTCTACAGCAGGAGTGTTGAGAGGTCTGCCTTCCATGATGGAGATTTGCTTTCGTATCATTGCGGTCTCCTTCCTGACCTTTTCATAGCAGAATCCACACAGAGTATGCTTCAGTTTCATGTTGCCACACTCCAGACACGGCTCAATGTTGTactggaaaagaaaaacaaggatAAATTGCCGTTTACTACAGCACAGTAtaacatttaaagtttttttttaatttacatcatgctaattaatataatttaatttatataataccAGTGAGATCTTACCTTGACTTTTATCAGTTTATTTGGGTGTCGTCTTCTGCAACGATTTATTTCAATGGTTCTTCTCTTTTTAGGAGCTGCCATCCAAAAGATACTGTCCAAGAAACTGGGCTCAGAGTTTTCTTCATCGCTGCTGTGATGGGATTGAGGAAGAATCTGGGGACCATTTACTGCCAGAGCTGGACCTGAAGAAAATATTTATGTGatagattaataaaataataatcaaacggAGTtactcaaattatttttaaacacacagtagcattttaaatatactttaccCTGAACACTgtccatttattattattttcaactttCATTTAAACCCTTTTCCATAATTGACGACAAAAGCCTTCACAATAGGTGTATGATGACTTAAGATAATATCGTAATTAGCCATGTCAACTCTGATTTTTACAATATGGTACAgtattttattgcatattacttcaattttcaaataaatgtatttatcttaaataatttcatatagtaCTGTGGACAACAGCCTCTAGCTACGTACAGCTATTAAAATGACATATCACTCATTTTTCAACTAAAACATTACATGAACTGAGCCAAGGACTGttatcaaacaacaaaacaaatgtataaaaatgataaCTAATCAATTAAACAGTTAACTTAAGCGCATTCACAAAATAGTTCATGAACATGAAACTGTGATCTTTATTCAACAAAAGTCTTTATTTCATTGCAGTTACATGTTAAACCAATAAGGGCGTTTTCTGTGGCGTTCTACTATTCTCTTGTCCTTATCTGCTTCAGAGGgtgtttcattttcatataaaacaACAGACTCTACAGCAGGAGTGTTGAGAGGTCTGCCTTCCATGATGGAGATTTGCTTTCGTATCATTGCGGTCTCCTTCCTGACCTTTTCATAGCAGAATCCACACAGAGTATGCTTCAGTTTCATGTTGCCACACTCCAGACACGGCTCAATGTTGTactggaaaagaaaaacaaggatAAATTGCCGTTTACTACAGCACAGTAtaacatttaaagtttttttttaatttacatcatgctaattaatataatttaatttatataataccAGTGAGATCTTACCTTGACTTTTATCAGTTTATTTGGGTGTCGTCTTCTGCAACGATTTATTTCAATGGTTCTTCTCTTTTTAGGAGCTGCCATCCAAAAGATACTGTCCAAGAAACTGGGCTCAGAGTTTTCTTCATCGCTGCTGTGATGGGATTGAGGAAGAATCTGGGGACCATTTACTGCCAGAGCTGGACCTGAAGAAAATATTTATGTGatagattaataaaataataatcaaacggAGTtactcaaattatttttaaacacacagtagcattttaaatatactttaccCTGAACACTgtccatttattattatttttttataaaagagaGATAAACTCGAGTTCAaagtgctttaaatatttaaaaatatatatttttaaataattataaaaaacactttttaattaagaaacataaaaaagaaGCTATCAATTATTGAAGCTATCATATCAGCTATCAATCCGCATTTTGCATGCATGTtccatatttgtttttgttccacatatatttttaataacatgttgCCTAATTAGCCacataaattaagaaaacatatctaaagaaaaaaaaaaataacggCAACATTTCATTCCGATTAAAGAGactttttattctatttaacCTTGTAGTACTTCCTCTTAAAAA is drawn from Onychostoma macrolepis isolate SWU-2019 chromosome 16, ASM1243209v1, whole genome shotgun sequence and contains these coding sequences:
- the LOC131522605 gene encoding large ribosomal subunit protein bL32m-like, which encodes MSLSGLLHFVGRSLQRLELRLAQATGFDSFGPALAVNGPQILPQSHHSSDEENSEPSFLDSIFWMAAPKKRRTIEINRCRRRHPNKLIKVKYNIEPCLECGNMKLKHTLCGFCYEKVRKETAMIRKQISIMEGRPLNTPAVESVVLYENETPSEADKDKRIVERHRKRPYWFNM
- the LOC131522112 gene encoding large ribosomal subunit protein bL32m-like, with amino-acid sequence MAAPKKRRTIEINRCRRRHPNKLIKVKYNIEPCLECGNMKLKHTLCGFCYEKVRKETAMIRKQISIMEGRPLNTPAVESVVLYENETPSEADKDKRIVERHRKRPYWFNM